One region of Daphnia pulicaria isolate SC F1-1A chromosome 7, SC_F0-13Bv2, whole genome shotgun sequence genomic DNA includes:
- the LOC124349750 gene encoding uncharacterized protein LOC124349750: MANSLKLILLGYVVMATGVLAQNPTCPSPNPSSYCRCYPESPGFKVECEGDYATPETMKRALTFYQSYGLIVRFNIIRIKQSVFSYVPDDFLAANQISSVNFECNHYHSVNDGLLMISVNAFKDSFGECGLTGNLTFRDCNLRQFDSAVLNNCNQLKNLAFIDSHVESLIDIPTLKSLNNLTVYSPIQWAAAPQRGLSRLALAPGASLPLVTYLDLSGNSLEDNSIEFVPKQTSIEEIHLEGNNFAAVPNLTDCFNLHTFSMTLNSSSSVSILLPDPRDQVQPLKATFYSTSKTVYDVISLEGMFDYDVINLQLNMTRFEESVFLNPLLYSNLTIDLNRASRFVCGCEIAWLVRDNPTLLDRVNNGICADGRSFESIPPGELSNCPNEFGHFYPIVNRLQNNMGNFKSLFH, translated from the exons ATGGCGAATtctttaaaattgattttg TTGGGATACGTCGTAATGGCGACAGGAGTCTTGGCCCAAAATCCTACCTGTCCAAGTCCCAATCCCAGCTCATACTGTCGTTGCTATCCAGAGAGCCCTGGATTCAAAGTGGAATGTGAGGGTGACTACGCCACTCCCGAAACAATGAAGAGAGCCCTAACATTTTACCAGTCATACGGTCTCATAGTCAGATTCAACATCATTCGCATCAAGCAATCGGTTTTCAGTTACGTCCCTGACGATTTCTTAGCGGCCAATCAAATCAGCAGCGTCAATTTCGAATGCAACCATTACCACTCGGTCAACGACGGACTGCTAATGATCAGCGTCAATGCCTTCAAAGACAGTTTCGGCGAATGTGGTTTGACGGGTAATTTGACCTTCCGGGACTGCAACCTGCGCCAGTTCGATTCGGCTGTTTTGAACAACTGCAACCAGTTGAAAAATCTCGCCTTTATAGACAGTCATGTCGAGAGTCTCATTGACATCCCGACATTGAAGAGCTTGAACAATTTGACAGTTTATTCTCCGATTCAATGGGCTGCCGCCCCGCAAAGAGGTCTTTCACGATTAGCACTGGCTCCAGGTGCGTCGCTTCCTCTTGTTACCTATCTGGACCTTTCCGGAAACAGTCTAGAGGACAACTCTATCGAATTTGTTCCCAAGCAAACATCGATCGAAGAAATACATTTAGAAGGAAATAATTTCGCAGCAGTACCTAATTTAACCGATTGCTTTAATTTGCACACGTTCTCCATGACGCTCAACTCAAGTTCGTCCGTTTCGATTCTTTTACCCGATCCGAGAGATCAGGTGCAACCGCTAAAGGCAACGTTTTATTCCACTTCCAAGACCGTTTATGACGTCATTTCTCTAGAAG GAATGTTCGACTATGATGTCATCAACCTTCAATTGAATATGACTAGGTTTGAAGAGAGTGTTTTCCTAAACCCACTCCTCTACAGTAATCTCACTATCGATTTAAACCGAG cTTCCAGATTTGTTTGCGGATGCGAGATTGCATGGCTTGTTCGAGATAATCCCACACTTCTGGATCGAGTGAATAACGGAATTTGCGCCGACGGGCGCTCTTTTGAATCGATTCCGCCGGGAGAACTCTCAAATT gTCCAAATGAATTCGGCCACTTTTATCCCATTGTCAATCGTCTCCAAAATAATATGGGAAACTTTAAATCATTGTTTCATTAA